The following are encoded together in the Halopseudomonas salegens genome:
- the moaA gene encoding GTP 3',8-cyclase MoaA gives MGEDSVSAVLQDGLGRRIDYLRISVTDRCDFRCVYCMAEEMTFLPRDQVLSLEEIERLARLFVSQGVRKIRLTGGEPLVRRGIVDLCQRLSAIPGLDELVMTTNGSQLVKLAQPLADAGLKRLNISLDSLDADKFAAITRTGQLQQVLDGIAAAQQAGFERIKLNVVALRGRNADEVPALVDFALQRGLDISFIEEMPLGDVGRSRAETLVTSAELREQIGQRYGLIDSAESSGGPARYVRIEGFPQSRIGFISPHSNNFCASCNRVRLTAEGRLLLCLGHENALDMRALVRDNPDDEPVLDALQRALYLKPERHEFDPEEVTLVRFMNATGG, from the coding sequence GTGGGTGAAGACAGTGTTTCGGCAGTTTTACAGGACGGGTTGGGGCGGCGAATCGATTACCTGCGTATCTCGGTAACCGACCGCTGCGACTTCCGTTGTGTCTATTGCATGGCCGAAGAAATGACCTTCTTGCCCCGCGATCAGGTTCTCAGTCTGGAAGAAATCGAGCGTCTGGCGCGGTTGTTCGTCAGTCAGGGCGTGCGCAAGATTCGCTTGACCGGTGGCGAACCGCTGGTTCGTCGTGGCATCGTTGATTTGTGCCAGCGCTTGAGTGCCATACCGGGCCTGGATGAGCTGGTAATGACCACCAACGGCTCGCAGCTGGTCAAACTGGCACAGCCGCTGGCCGACGCCGGTCTCAAGCGCCTGAACATCAGCCTGGACAGCCTGGATGCAGACAAGTTTGCCGCCATTACCCGTACTGGCCAGTTGCAGCAAGTGCTGGACGGTATAGCCGCCGCGCAGCAGGCGGGCTTTGAGCGTATCAAGCTGAATGTTGTGGCCTTGAGAGGCCGTAATGCCGATGAAGTGCCCGCGCTGGTTGATTTTGCCTTGCAGCGGGGGCTGGATATCAGCTTTATTGAAGAGATGCCCTTGGGTGACGTTGGCCGCTCGCGTGCCGAAACCCTGGTGACCAGCGCCGAGCTGCGCGAGCAGATCGGTCAGCGTTATGGCTTGATCGATAGCGCTGAAAGCAGTGGTGGTCCGGCACGCTATGTACGTATTGAAGGTTTTCCGCAATCACGCATTGGTTTTATCTCCCCGCACAGCAACAACTTCTGCGCCAGCTGCAACCGTGTACGCCTTACTGCCGAAGGCCGCTTGTTATTGTGCCTGGGGCATGAGAACGCCCTGGACATGCGCGCATTGGTCCGTGATAACCCTGACGATGAACCGGTATTGGATGCTCTGCAGCGAGCTTTGTATCTGAAGCCCGAGCGGCACGAGTTTGACCCGGAAGAAGTCACCCTGGTGCGTTTCATGAATGCGACCGGTGGTTGA
- the hemN gene encoding oxygen-independent coproporphyrinogen III oxidase yields MSNAICWDAELIRRYDQAGPRYTSYPTAVQFHDGISPTDLTRALAISQSGKRDLSLYVHIPFCANICYYCACNKVITKDRSRSTAYLESLYREIDLISAHAGRDQVVEQLHFGGGTPTFLSHQELRDLLTKLRASFNLRDDDLGDYSIEIDPREADWATMGLLREIGFNRVSFGVQDIDPEVQRAVNRLQSLEQTSQVMEAARALAYRSINIDLIYGLPKQHPESFARTVDAIIELKPDRLSVFNYAHLPERFLPQRRINSEDLPSPADKLRMFEQSIKQLTDAGYRYIGMDHFALPDDSLSIAQETGELQRNFQGYTTHGRCDLIGLGVSSISQVGDLFCQNTADIKQYQDRIDSGELATCRGLVSNDDDRLRRAVIAQLICHFRLEFADIERACHIRFRDYFAECWPVLQQMHRDGLINLTDQGIDILPAGRLLVRSVCMVFDAYLAVDNQQRYSRII; encoded by the coding sequence ATGTCCAATGCCATTTGCTGGGATGCCGAGCTGATCCGTCGATATGATCAGGCCGGCCCACGTTATACTTCTTATCCGACTGCTGTGCAGTTTCATGATGGCATTTCGCCAACGGATCTGACCCGGGCGCTCGCCATCAGCCAGTCCGGGAAGCGTGATCTGTCGCTGTACGTGCATATCCCTTTCTGCGCCAATATCTGTTACTACTGCGCCTGCAACAAGGTCATCACCAAGGATCGCAGTCGTTCAACGGCGTACCTGGAAAGCCTGTACCGCGAGATCGATCTGATCAGCGCCCATGCTGGCCGTGATCAGGTGGTTGAGCAACTGCACTTTGGTGGCGGCACGCCGACCTTTCTCAGCCACCAGGAGCTGCGTGACCTGCTGACCAAGCTGCGAGCGTCTTTCAATCTGCGGGACGATGACCTGGGTGACTACAGTATCGAGATCGACCCGCGCGAAGCCGACTGGGCAACCATGGGGTTGCTACGGGAGATCGGCTTTAACCGGGTCAGTTTCGGCGTGCAGGATATCGACCCCGAGGTACAGCGCGCAGTCAATCGCCTGCAAAGCCTGGAGCAGACCAGTCAGGTAATGGAAGCCGCCCGCGCTCTGGCCTACCGCTCGATCAATATCGATCTGATCTATGGTCTGCCAAAGCAGCATCCGGAGAGCTTTGCGCGCACGGTGGATGCGATTATCGAACTCAAGCCGGATCGCTTGTCCGTGTTCAATTATGCGCATTTGCCTGAGCGCTTCCTGCCACAAAGGCGCATCAACAGTGAGGATCTACCCAGTCCGGCCGACAAATTGCGCATGTTCGAGCAGAGCATCAAACAACTGACTGACGCGGGTTACCGCTATATCGGCATGGATCATTTTGCCCTGCCGGATGACAGTCTGAGCATTGCCCAGGAAACCGGTGAACTGCAGCGTAATTTCCAGGGTTACACCACCCATGGTCGTTGCGACCTGATTGGTCTGGGTGTCTCTTCAATCAGTCAGGTGGGTGATCTCTTCTGTCAGAATACGGCGGATATCAAACAGTATCAGGACCGAATCGACAGTGGCGAGCTGGCGACCTGTCGTGGCCTGGTCAGTAACGATGACGATCGCCTGCGGAGGGCGGTTATTGCCCAGCTTATCTGCCATTTCAGGCTGGAGTTTGCCGACATCGAGCGGGCCTGCCATATTCGTTTCCGGGACTATTTTGCGGAGTGCTGGCCGGTATTGCAGCAAATGCACCGCGATGGCCTGATCAATCTGACTGATCAGGGAATCGATATCCTGCCGGCCGGACGCTTGCTGGTACGCTCGGTCTGCATGGTCTTCGATGCCTATCTGGCAGTGGACAATCAACAGCGTTATTCACGGATTATCTAG